A genome region from Hippopotamus amphibius kiboko isolate mHipAmp2 chromosome 1, mHipAmp2.hap2, whole genome shotgun sequence includes the following:
- the TMEM171 gene encoding transmembrane protein 171 isoform X2 — MSPAAAAEPDEVQGDRHVSKLIFFLFVIGAILLCVGVLLSIFGFQACQYETLPECNMVLKIAGPACAVIGLGAVILARSRARLQQSEERLQGNLGDSDRAFLCGESRQFVQCLIFGFLFLTSGMLISVLGIWVPGCGSDWVQEPLNETDSADAEPQICGFLSLQILGPLIVLVGLCFFVVAHVKKRNNLNGGQDASEDEERQTQTLEPVQVTVGPQLLRAKAQPLREIMTLSILFLGLLHPLRPHTLLISHPNCLPDTKKKNLLPPRPCLHLLSLLLPEPWTPVQFYME, encoded by the exons ATGTCTCCTGCAGCTGCTGCAGAGCCAGATGAGGTCCAGGGAGACAGGCACGTCAGCAAgctcatcttcttcctttttgtcaTCGGTGCCATCCTGCTCTGTGTGGGAGTCCTGCTCTCCATCTTTGGGTTCCAAGCGTGCCAGTACGAAACCCTCCCAGAATGCAACATGGTGCTGAAGATCGCTGGGCCCGCGTGTGCCGTGATTGGGCTGGGGGCTGTGATTCTGGCCCGCTCCCGGGCACGACTTCAGCAAAGTGAGGAGCGCCTGCAAGGCAACCTGGGGGACTCCGACCGAGCCTTCCTCTGTGGGGAGAGCCGCCAGTTTGTGCAGTGTCTCATCTTCGGGTTTCTGTTCCTGACGAGCGGCATGCTCATCAGCGTCCTGGGCATTTGGGTCCCTGGGTGCGGCTCAGACTGGGTGCAGGAGCCGCTGAACGAGACAGACAGTGCTGACGCAGAGCCCCAGATCTGTGGATTCCTGtccctgcagatcttgggaccCTTGATTGTGCTTGTGGGACTGTGTTTCTTCGTGGTTGCCCATGTTAAGAAGAGAAACAACTTGAATGGGGGCCAGGATGCTTCTGAAGATGAAGAGAGACAGACCCAGACCCTGGAGCCCGTCCAGGTCACTGTAG GACCCCAACTCCTGAGGGCCAAGGCGCAGCCGCTGAGAGAGATTATGACTCTGTCTATACTATTTCTGGGACTGCTTCATCCTCTGAGACCTCACACACTCCTCATCTCTCATCCGAACTGCCTCCCAGATACGAAGAAAAAGAACCTGCTGCCACCACGTCCTTGTCTCCATCTTCTGAGCCTTCTCCTCCCTGAGCCATGGACTCCAGTTCAGTTTTATATGGAATAa
- the TMEM171 gene encoding transmembrane protein 171 isoform X1 produces MSPAAAAEPDEVQGDRHVSKLIFFLFVIGAILLCVGVLLSIFGFQACQYETLPECNMVLKIAGPACAVIGLGAVILARSRARLQQSEERLQGNLGDSDRAFLCGESRQFVQCLIFGFLFLTSGMLISVLGIWVPGCGSDWVQEPLNETDSADAEPQICGFLSLQILGPLIVLVGLCFFVVAHVKKRNNLNGGQDASEDEERQTQTLEPVQVTVGDAVIIFPPPPPPYFPASSASAAIRSPGADSLIPNENPPSYYSIFNYGTPTPEGQGAAAERDYDSVYTISGTASSSETSHTPHLSSELPPRYEEKEPAATTSLSPSSEPSPP; encoded by the exons ATGTCTCCTGCAGCTGCTGCAGAGCCAGATGAGGTCCAGGGAGACAGGCACGTCAGCAAgctcatcttcttcctttttgtcaTCGGTGCCATCCTGCTCTGTGTGGGAGTCCTGCTCTCCATCTTTGGGTTCCAAGCGTGCCAGTACGAAACCCTCCCAGAATGCAACATGGTGCTGAAGATCGCTGGGCCCGCGTGTGCCGTGATTGGGCTGGGGGCTGTGATTCTGGCCCGCTCCCGGGCACGACTTCAGCAAAGTGAGGAGCGCCTGCAAGGCAACCTGGGGGACTCCGACCGAGCCTTCCTCTGTGGGGAGAGCCGCCAGTTTGTGCAGTGTCTCATCTTCGGGTTTCTGTTCCTGACGAGCGGCATGCTCATCAGCGTCCTGGGCATTTGGGTCCCTGGGTGCGGCTCAGACTGGGTGCAGGAGCCGCTGAACGAGACAGACAGTGCTGACGCAGAGCCCCAGATCTGTGGATTCCTGtccctgcagatcttgggaccCTTGATTGTGCTTGTGGGACTGTGTTTCTTCGTGGTTGCCCATGTTAAGAAGAGAAACAACTTGAATGGGGGCCAGGATGCTTCTGAAGATGAAGAGAGACAGACCCAGACCCTGGAGCCCGTCCAGGTCACTGTAG GTGATGCCGTGATAATattcccaccccctccaccaccttACTTTCCTGCGTCTTCAGCTTCTGCAGCTATTCGGAGTCCTGGGGCTGACAGTCTGATCCCAAATGAAAATCCACCTTCAtattacagtatttttaactatGG GACCCCAACTCCTGAGGGCCAAGGCGCAGCCGCTGAGAGAGATTATGACTCTGTCTATACTATTTCTGGGACTGCTTCATCCTCTGAGACCTCACACACTCCTCATCTCTCATCCGAACTGCCTCCCAGATACGAAGAAAAAGAACCTGCTGCCACCACGTCCTTGTCTCCATCTTCTGAGCCTTCTCCTCCCTGA